Within Actinosynnema pretiosum, the genomic segment TCTGCCTGCCCGCGGGCTCGGGCTCGGGCGCGGGTTGGGCGTGCGCGGGCGCCGGGATCAGCGCGGCGGTCAGGAGGGCGACGAGCGTCGCGGCACGGGCGGGTCTCACCAGGTCTCCAGCGGGGGTAAGCACGGGCGCGGGCCCACCGGGGTCGGCGGGCCCGCGTCCTGATCAGTTGTCGTGCGCGGTGTTCACCCAGGGGCGGCTCAGATGGCCGTGAGGATGAGCATCGCCCGGTACGCGCCCGGAGTGGTGTCCACCGGGACGTCCAGCTTGAGGTCCGCGCCCAGCTGCGCGACGCCGCGACCGGCGCCCGCCGCCGCCTTGCCGAGCTCGGAGGTCGCGCCGACACCGTTGCCGCTGGTGAAGCCGGACTCCTTGGGCGCGCCGGGGGTCACCGTCTGGCCCTGGGAGGACGAGAGCACGGTGGGCGTCCAGCCGAGGTGGTAGCCGCCGAGGACCTGGCCGTCGACAGTGGTGAAGGACCGCACGCGGCCGGTGGCGCTCCAGCCGGGGTTCTCCGAGCGGGTGTCGGTGACCGTGATCGGCTTGAGGGCGCCGGTCGCGCGGTAGCGGTCGGCCTCCGCCGTGAGGGCCAGCTCGCCCAGGTCGACCTCGCGGTTCTCCGGGGCGACGCTGACGGTCAGCGCGCCCTGCTGCTCGGTGAGGGTGGCGGTGATGGTGGGGCCGTTGACCGGGTCGTTGCCGTGGTCGTCGACGTCGATGACGACCGGCGCGGACTCGGCGAGCACCTTGTGGTCGTGGTCGTAGAGCTTGACCATGACCTCGCGGTTGTCGTCGGCGGTGCGGACGACGAAGCCGTACCTGCCGGACAGCGCGCCGGGCACGACGCTCCAGTCGGTCTCGCCCTGGGCGCGGGTGAACCAGTGGTAGTGGTCCTCGCCCGTGGCGGGCTCCTGCACGGCGGTCAGGTTCGCGACGCCGCCCGCGTGGTAGTGCCCGGCCAGGCCCGAGATGCTGAGCTTGGTGGCCACGGGCTCGTCCGGCTCGGGCTGCTGGGTCGGCAGGTCCTCGGCGACCCGGAAGGTGTACGTCACCGGGGCGAGGTCGACCGGGGTGGCGTTGGGCGGGGCGACGGTGGCGCGCACGGCCACCGCGTAGTCGCCCTGCTCGGTGAAGCCCCAGTTGACGTGCTCGTGGTCGGCGGTGCTGGTGAACGACCTCGGGCCGCCGTCGGCCGAGGCGAGGAAGGTGTTCGGGCCGTCCTCGCCGTTCTGCCACAGCGCGAACGCGCCGGGGCCGGTCACGCCGTCCAGGGTGTAGGTGACCGAGGTGCCCTGCGGGACGTTCGAGCTGTAGCCGAAGCCCGCGAACACCTGGCCCGCCTGGGAGGTCTGCGGCAGCAGGTAGTAGGTCTCGCCCTGCGCCTTCCAGCCGGGCAGCGACGCGATGGCGGCGCTGACCGTGCGGGAGGCCACCGACGGCTTGGCGTGCACCACGAGGTTCTCGGGCGCGACGTTGCCTGCGGAGGTGTGGGCGCCCAGGGTGTAGGTCGAGTCCTGGGCGTCGATGTGGAACAGGTCGACGTGGCCGTCGGAGACGACCTGCTTCGCGTCCTGGGCGACGGCGACGCCACCCAGGGAGCCGAGGGCGAGGCCCAGGGCGGTCATCGACGCCACGGCCGCGTAGCGGCGCTTGCGGTGCCGGGTCTGCACTGCGTTCAAGTCCGTTTCCTTGGTTCTGGCCGGTTCTTCGGGGTGACCGGCGCGGTGGGGACGGGTGGTGCCGGAGGGGTCGTGCGCCTCCTCACTCGGGGGGACGGGGGGTGCTCAGCGACGCCTGGCGCGGGCCGTGGCCAGCGAGGACAGGCTGGTGAGCAGGAAACCGAGGGGGATCAGCAGGGCGGCGGCGACGGCGAGCCCGGCCGCGGCGGAGCCGTCGAGTCCCGTGCTGGCAAGGGTTTGCGGGTCGACCCGGCACTCGCGGCCGTCGGCGGTGCGGCCGGTCTGCTCGACCACCTGGGCGCCGGGGCGGGCGGTGGCCGGGTCGCCGGGGCCGACGTGGAAGGCGAGGGTGCTGCGGGCGGTGACCTGCGCGCCGTTCAGGGCGCCGCTGAAGGTGAAGGTGACCGCGTAGTCGCCGGGGGCGGTGAACGCCCAGGCGCCGTGGACGTGCACGCCGGAGCGGCCGACCGGGACCTTGGTGGAGCGCGGGAACCCCTCGGCGGTGCCGAAGTAGCGGTCGCCGACGCCGCCGAACGGGTCTTGGCCGTAGACGGCGAGCTTGCCGGGACCCTCGACGTTCTCCAGGGTCATGGTGATGTCGCCGGTGATGCCCGAGGTGACGCTGGGGTGCTGGGTGTTCCAGCCCAGCCACGGGATGCCGGAGCGCTGGGTCAGCGGGATCATCCACACCGGGCCCGCGCCGAGGAAGTCGTAGCCGGAGCCCTGGGGCGGGGTGGTGCGGGCGGTGTCGTCCAGGTGGAAGACGTAGCCCGCCGGGTCGCGGTAGACGGGTTCGCCCTGGCGGTCGTCCTTGACGCGGGCGGTCAGGCCGGCGCCCTCGACCACGGGGCCGTAGTCGAAGTGGCCGTCGCCGACGACCTCGACCTGGCCGGGTTCGGCGGCGCGGGTGACGGCGGTGGGGACGCAGCGGTCGGTCTGGACCTGCTGGGGCGCGGGGGTGTGCGGCTGCCGCACCGGGGTCTGCTGGGCCTGCGGCTGCCGGGGCGCGGGCTGCGCGGTGGTGGGCTGCGTCGCGGCGGGACGGGTCGTGGTGGGGCGCGTCGTGGTGGTCGTGGGCGGCGCGGTGGTCGGGGGCGCGGTCGTGGTGGTGGTCGGTGGGGTGTCGCCGCCGCCGACGACGAGGGTGTAGCGGACCGGTTCCGAGGTCA encodes:
- a CDS encoding choice-of-anchor M domain-containing protein — its product is MQTRHRKRRYAAVASMTALGLALGSLGGVAVAQDAKQVVSDGHVDLFHIDAQDSTYTLGAHTSAGNVAPENLVVHAKPSVASRTVSAAIASLPGWKAQGETYYLLPQTSQAGQVFAGFGYSSNVPQGTSVTYTLDGVTGPGAFALWQNGEDGPNTFLASADGGPRSFTSTADHEHVNWGFTEQGDYAVAVRATVAPPNATPVDLAPVTYTFRVAEDLPTQQPEPDEPVATKLSISGLAGHYHAGGVANLTAVQEPATGEDHYHWFTRAQGETDWSVVPGALSGRYGFVVRTADDNREVMVKLYDHDHKVLAESAPVVIDVDDHGNDPVNGPTITATLTEQQGALTVSVAPENREVDLGELALTAEADRYRATGALKPITVTDTRSENPGWSATGRVRSFTTVDGQVLGGYHLGWTPTVLSSSQGQTVTPGAPKESGFTSGNGVGATSELGKAAAGAGRGVAQLGADLKLDVPVDTTPGAYRAMLILTAI
- a CDS encoding TIGR03773 family transporter-associated surface protein, producing the protein MRTTEHRRTGRRGRPRLPRAATALLLALVLANPATALAQSAGSTSAGSTPAGSTPAGSGPTSGGQAAEAAAERLTLSSGHVDLVAVFLEGGDLVVAGKADVDRVATRFDPAATTLQVTDAVRRPAPAAPAYAFLGVPGGAPIHVIPQTFQPDVLWAGWNTESVPRGALAGDALDVTLNSATGPGRVEVYLSGADGPERVFSSHDELPALEVAVPTHAHANWAFTAPGEYELEFQAAATTASGEPLTSEPVRYTLVVGGGDTPPTTTTTAPPTTAPPTTTTTRPTTTRPAATQPTTAQPAPRQPQAQQTPVRQPHTPAPQQVQTDRCVPTAVTRAAEPGQVEVVGDGHFDYGPVVEGAGLTARVKDDRQGEPVYRDPAGYVFHLDDTARTTPPQGSGYDFLGAGPVWMIPLTQRSGIPWLGWNTQHPSVTSGITGDITMTLENVEGPGKLAVYGQDPFGGVGDRYFGTAEGFPRSTKVPVGRSGVHVHGAWAFTAPGDYAVTFTFSGALNGAQVTARSTLAFHVGPGDPATARPGAQVVEQTGRTADGRECRVDPQTLASTGLDGSAAAGLAVAAALLIPLGFLLTSLSSLATARARRR